A stretch of Komagataella phaffii GS115 chromosome 2, complete sequence DNA encodes these proteins:
- a CDS encoding Component of the SSU processome, which is required for pre-18S rRNA processing — translation MVRKLKHHEQKLLKKVDFLDWKQDQGHRDTQVMAKYHLQKREDYHKYNKICGEIRKLARKLSLLQPNDPFRIKHEQLLLDKLYSMGVLESKSKISDLENKVMVSSFCRRRIGVVMFRLKMAQSIKDAVTFIEQGHVRVGPNVITDPAYLVTRQMEDYLTWVDSSKIKQNLLKFRNKVDDFDFS, via the coding sequence ATGGTTCGAAAACTGAAGCATCATGAGCAGAAACTGCTGAAGAAAGTCGACTTTTTAGACTGGAAGCAGGACCAAGGGCATAGGGACACTCAGGTGATGGCTAAATATCATCTTcagaaaagagaagattATCATAAGTACAATAAAATCTGTGGAGAGATTCGAAAACTAGCAAGAAAGTTGTCTCTTTTGCAGCCAAATGATCCTTTCAGAATCAAACACGAACAACTCTTATTAGACAAGCTTTATTCTATGGGAGTTTTGGAAAGTAAGTCAAAAATTAGTGATCTAGAGAACAAAGTAATGGTAAGCTCATTCTGTCGAAGAAGAATAGGAGTTGTGATGTTTCGTCTCAAGATGGCACAATCGATTAAAGATGCAGTAACATTCATTGAGCAAGGGCACGTCAGAGTTGGACCCAATGTTATCACCGATCCAGCCTACTTGGTAACACGGCAGATGGAAGATTACCTGACTTGGGTTGATAGTTCTAAAATCAAACAAAACCTGCTCAAGTTTAGAAATAAGGTGGATGATTTTGACTTCAGTTAA
- a CDS encoding mitochondrial 54S ribosomal protein YmL16: MIGVRSFSTSLKSLSHIGSAAIFLPKEVTLKVSSVLHPTIIKKGKNTITLNQQCFIEGPRGLLKMELPDFVQVKSDNESSKLTVEVENSKDRIQRSMWGTVRSTLNNHVVGVTEGHLTMLKLQGTGYRVSLVEEEDGRTFVSMKIGKCINEGFYKPEGIELQNPQPNRLVISGNDKQKVKLFAGTLRNLHPPEPYKGKGIYIDNETIKLKDKKIK, from the coding sequence ATGATTGGAGTTAGATCATTCAGTACCAGTCTGAAATCTTTATCACACATAGGGTCTGCCGCTATTTTTTTACCAAAAGAAGTAACTCTTAAAGTTAGCAGTGTTCTTCATCCAACAATCATCAAGAAAGGTAAAAACACAATCACCTTGAACCAGCAATGTTTCATTGAAGGACCAAGAGGCttattgaaaatggagCTTCCTGACTTTGTGCAGGTAAAATCTGATAACGAGTCCTCTAAGTTGACCGTCGAAGTTgaaaactccaaagatCGAATTCAAAGGTCGATGTGGGGAACGGTAAGAAGTACATTAAATAACCATGTTGTGGGAGTTACGGAAGGTCATCTGACTATGCTGAAATTACAAGGTACCGGGTACAGGGTTTCATTagtcgaagaagaagatggaaGGACCTTTGTTTCCATGAAAATAGGTAAATGTATCAACGAAGGTTTCTACAAACCGGAAGGGATTGAATTACAGAACCCTCAGCCAAATAGATTGGTTATTTCCGGTAATGATAAGCAAAAGGTCAAGCTATTTGCTGGTACTTTAAGGAACTTGCATCCTCCAGAACCTTATAAGGGAAAGGGAATATACATTGATAACGAAACCATCAAACTGAAGGACAAAAAGATTAAATAG
- a CDS encoding mitochondrial 54S ribosomal protein YmL9, with amino-acid sequence MMGIFNTLKPLIAQRFKAHLTSPGAIPFVETKAAVLFKSPELSRLRKRLLTRPGLIGVKRGMVPFYTNEGLRIPCTVLEIDQVEVTHNKTVANDGYSAVQVGYGFKLKNQTKKMLGHFAKAQVSPKEKVVEFHVKSDDGLLPVGTLLKADHFKVGEFVDLQSISKGKGFAGVMKRWNFHGLKASHGVSKAHRSAGSTGGNQTPGRTLPGKKMAGRMGGHNVTLQNVEVVDVNAEKGYILIKGPVSGATGSYVKIQDAIKRYH; translated from the coding sequence ATGATGGGGATCTTTAACACGCTAAAGCCCTTAATAGCTCAGCGATTTAAAGCTCATCTTACGTCTCCCGGGGCCATTCCGTTTGTCGAGACTAAGGCAGCCGTATTGTTCAAGTCTCCTGAACTTTCCCGATTGAGGAAAAGACTTTTGACAAGACCAGGACTTATTGGTGTAAAGAGAGGAATGGTGCCTTTTTATACAAACGAAGGCCTGAGAATACCTTGCACAGTTTTAGAAATTGACCAGGTGGAGGTAACGCACAACAAAACTGTTGCGAATGATGGTTACTCTGCTGTCCAAGTCGGATATGgattcaaattgaaaaatcagacaaaaaaaatgcTGGGCCATTTTGCAAAGGCGCAGGTTTCACCTAAAGAGAAAGTAGTGGAATTTCACGTCAAATCTGATGACGGACTGTTGCCCGTTGGAACATTATTGAAGGCTGATCATTTCAAGGTGGGAGAGTTTGTGGATTTACAAAGTATTTCCAAGGGTAAGGGATTTGCTGGTGTCATGAAGCGTTGGAACTTCCATGGTTTGAAAGCATCTCACGGTGTTTCCAAAGCACATAGATCTGCTGGTTCTACTGGTGGTAACCAAACTCCCGGTCGTACCTTACCTGGTAAGAAGATGGCAGGAAGAATGGGTGGTCATAATGTCACTCTACAAAATGTTGAAGTTGTGGATGTGAACGCTGAGAAAGGATATATTCTAATAAAGGGACCAGTTTCAGGCGCCACCGGCTCTTATGtcaaaattcaagatgCTATCAAGAGATACCATTAa
- a CDS encoding RING finger protein that interacts with the arginine methyltransferase Hmt1p, which produces MTEPDVAPKGKVFSLRMEDVNENPEELVAMRGEGRYFGVTDTHETICANCHRKGHKRQQCKVVVCHSCGAVDDHYYTQCPQSVVCSICGTKGHFRNNCPDKGKMRNSYCRVCDSRAHSSDRCPTIWRCYITIKTKDKIGMPQIWCYNCGSKGHFGDECLQQRSSRTPNLNGSSFSGGNLPKSLRSQYYSTLDGRRSTSSYNYSAVPPPRYGSGKRDSEDPRGDSRPQKRNHRGHNRDDGPPIKKGRLPPPSQITREPRRYPYNSGNRNSNIKRGFLPPRR; this is translated from the coding sequence ATGACAGAACCAGACGTAGCCCCTAAGGGGAAGGTCTTTTCCCTTCGAATGGAAGATGTCAACGAGAATCCAGAGGAACTTGTTGCTATGAGAGGTGAAGGAAGATATTTTGGTGTCACAGACACTCATGAAACTATCTGCGCCAATTGTCATAGAAAAGGCCATAAACGCCAGCAATGTAAAGTGGTAGTGTGCCACAGTTGTGGTGCTGTTGATGACCACTATTATACACAATGTCCACAATCAGTTGTCTGCTCTATCTGTGGAACGAAGGGCCACTTCCGGAACAACTGCCCTGACAAAGGCAAGATGCGAAATTCATACTGTCGTGTATGTGATAGTAGAGCACATTCGTCTGATAGATGTCCAACGATATGGAGGTGCTATATCACCATCAAGACAAAAGATAAGATTGGAATGCCTCAGATATGGTGCTATAACTGTGGTTCAAAAGGACATTTTGGGGATGAGTGTCTTCAGCAGCGATCATCTCGTACCCCAAATCTAAATGGTAGTTCATTTAGCGGTGGAAACCTACCAAAATCTCTGCGAAGTCAATATTATTCAACATTAGATGGTCGTCGATCCACCAGCTCATACAACTATTCTGCAGTGCCTCCTCCGAGGTATGGTAGCGGGAAAAGAGACTCAGAAGACCCAAGGGGAGACTCCAGGCCTCAAAAACGAAACCACAGAGGACACAACCGAGATGATGGGCCACCAATTAAGAAGGGCcgtcttcctcctcctAGCCAAATCACCCGAGAACCACGTCGTTATCCCTATAATTCAGGGAATCGAAATTCTAATATTAAACGAGGATTCTTGCCCCCGAGGAGGTGA
- a CDS encoding Threonyl-tRNA synthetase, essential cytoplasmic protein — translation MSVEKKLEDLSIKNPQKKQKGKAKEGATKTQLRLDPEPEFLQSRIQLFDELKAKYDAEVAAKERSPIKITLKDGTVKEGVAWETSPFEIAKSIGKSFLERQVISKVNGELWDLERPLEADSQLEFFDFETPEGKRVFWHSSAHVLGEACECHYGAHLCIGPPTEDGFFYEMSIDNGESFVTQADFPSIEAVAKSAIKEKQKFERLVLSKEDLLKMFAYNKYKVRIISEKIPDGTASTVYRCGPLIDLCVGPHIPHTGRIKAIKVLKNSSSYFFGDANNDSLQRVYGISFPDKKQMDEHLKFLKEAAERDHRRIGREQELFYFNEMSPGSCFWLPHGTRIYNTLTDLLRTEYRKRGYEEVITPNMYNSKLWETSGHWANYKENMFTFEVEKETFGLKPMNCPGHCLMFKSRERSYRELPWRVADFGVIHRNEFSGALSGLTRVRRFQQDDAHIFCTQDQIEDEISNIFDFLKFIYGLFGFEFKMELSTRPEKFVGDIETWNNAEAKLENALNKWGGKWEVNPGDGAFYGPKIDIMISDALKRWHQCATVQLDFQLPQRFELEYRTKDGQDDLTRPVMIHRAILGSVERMTAILTEHFAGKWPFWLSPRQVLIVPVGVKYFDYAQQVQQELKGLDLYADVDLSGNTLQKKIRTGQLQRYNFIFIVGEQEQNDKSVNVRNRDIQELQNKNEAVPLVDVIPKLLQLRDERRLDNLL, via the coding sequence ATgtctgttgaaaaaaagtTGGAGGATCTGTCTATTAAGAATCcccaaaagaaacaaaaaggaAAGGCTAAAGAAGGTGCCACTAAGACCCAATTAAGATTGGATCCTGAGCCAgagtttcttcaaagcagAATCCAGTTATTCGACGAGTTGAAAGCTAAGTATGATGCGGAGGTCGCTGCTAAGGAGAGATCTCCTATCAAGATTACTCTCAAAGACGGCACCGTTAAAGAAGGAGTTGCTTGGGAAACTTCTCCTTTTGAAATTGCCAAGTCTATTGGGAAATCATTCTTGGAGAGGCAAGTTATCTCCAAAGTTAATGGTGAGCTTTGGGACTTAGAGAGACCTTTAGAGGCTGATTCCCAATtagaattctttgatttcgaAACTCCTGAGGGAAAACGTGTTTTCTGGCATTCTTCTGCTCACGTTTTAGGTGAAGCTTGCGAATGTCACTACGGTGCTCATTTGTGTATCGGTCCACCAACAGAAGATGGATTTTTCTACGAAATGTCAATTGACAATGGTGAAAGTTTTGTTACTCAAGCCGACTTCCCTAGCATTGAAGCTGTTGCTAAGTCTGCTATCAAAGAGAAGcaaaagtttgaaagattggtTTTATCTAAAGAGGACTTGCTTAAAATGTTCGCATACAATAAGTACAAAGTCAGAATCATCAGTGAGAAGATTCCTGATGGCACTGCTTCCACTGTTTATAGATGTGGTCCGTTGATAGATCTGTGTGTTGGACCTCACATTCCTCACACTGGCCGAATCAAAGCTATCAAGGTTTTAAAGAACTCCTCCTCATACTTCTTTGGTGATGCCAACAATGACTCTCTACAAAGAGTGTATGGTATTTCCTTCCCTGACAAGAAGCAGATGGACGAGCATCTtaagtttttgaaggaagcTGCCGAGAGAGACCATCGTAGAATCGGCCGTGAACAAGAATTGTTCTACTTTAATGAGATGTCACCAGGTTCTTGTTTTTGGCTGCCGCACGGAACAAGAATTTACAATACGCTTACTGATTTGCTGAGAACCGAGTACCGTAAGCGTGGTTATGAAGAGGTCATTACTCCGAATATGTACAACTCCAAATTGTGGGAAACATCCGGTCATTGGGCAAactacaaagaaaatatgtTCACCTTCGAAGtcgaaaaagaaacttttggatTAAAGCCTATGAATTGTCCTGGTCATTGTTTGATGTTCAAATCCAGGGAAAGATCTTATAGAGAGCTGCCATGGAGAGTTGCTGATTTTGGTGTTATTCACCGTAATGAATTCAGTGGTGCATTATCTGGGTTAACTAGAGTTAGACGTTTCCAGCAAGATGATGCTCACATTTTCTGCACTCAAgaccaaattgaagatgaaatcTCCAACATTTTTGACTTCCTGAAATTTATCTACGGTCTTTTTGGATTCGAGTTCAAGATGGAACTTTCTACCAGACCAGAGAAGTTTGTCGGAGATATTGAAACCTGGAACAACGCTGAAGCTAAATTGGAAAATGCCTTGAACAAATGGGGAGGCAAATGGGAAGTCAATCCAGGTGATGGTGCCTTCTACGGTCCAAAGATTGACATCATGATTAGTgatgctttgaaaagatGGCATCAGTGTGCTACTGTCCAATTAGACTTCCAGCTACCGCAAAGATTCGAATTGGAATACAGGACCAAGGATGGACAGGACGATTTAACTAGACCCGTCATGATTCACAGAGCTATCTTAGGATCTGTTGAGAGAATGACTGCTATTCTGACTGAACATTTTGCTGGAAAATGGCCATTTTGGTTGTCTCCTAGACAGGTCCTGATCGTGCCTGTCGGCgtgaaatattttgattATGCTCAACAAGTCCAACAGGAGCTGAAGGGTTTGGATCTATACGCTGATGTTGACCTGTCTGGTAACACCctacaaaagaaaattagAACGGGTCAATTGCAAAGATACAACTTTATTTTCATCGTTGGTGAACAGGAGCAAAATGATAAGTCTGTGAATGTTAGAAACAGAGATATCCAGGAGTTACAGAACAAAAACGAGGCCGTTCCCTTGGTAGATGTGATCCCTAAATTACTTCAACTCAGAGATGAGAGAAGATTGGACAATCTGCTATGA
- a CDS encoding Carboxyl methyltransferase, translating into MAIQETDYDALFSRYSATNKGYLEDEYLAELLQSLIDVSPLSAQSPHQQMNTKRKLLRMKKSIKMPIINRGTYIRTFAIDSVIESFLNSFPNEKTQVVSLGAGSDTRVFRYSNRPNLRWIECDFEQTVKLKKCAILKSTKLRNCLGIDEQLPTNNEEFKSLSSTIDTPSYLLQALDLNEFTDFRQLDIHDVPTIVLAECVFCYLPDSTCNNILSLLNTSISNCSFLIYDPMGGEQSDNFGKVMVNNLAQRNISMPNLMKYGTLDAQNVRFQALGLNLNVALATIDHVMETWLSQEELARISKLEFLDELEECKLLFKHYCLIVLYKGWKPEQSFQVKAIA; encoded by the coding sequence ATGGCGATACAAGAGACCGATTATGACGCATTGTTTAGTAGATACTCTGCTACTAATAAGGGCTATCTTGAGGATGAGTACTTGGCCGAGTTGCTGCAGTCTTTAATTGATGTCTCTCCATTATCGGCACAATCCCCACATCAACAGATGAataccaaaagaaagctgttgagaatgaaaaaatccaTAAAGATGCCAATTATCAACCGGGGAACTTATATAAGAACTTTTGCCATTGATTCAGTCATTGAAtcctttttgaactctttccCCAATGAAAAGACTCAAGTTGTTTCTTTAGGTGCTGGTAGCGATACGAGGGTATTCAGGTACTCTAACAGGCCGAATCTCAGATGGATAGAGTGTGATTTCGAACAAACAgtcaaattgaaaaaatgtGCTATACTGAAATCTACAAAGCTGCGGAATTGTCTTGGAATTGACGAGCAATTGCCAACCAACAATGAGGaattcaaatctttaaGCTCAACCATTGATACCCCCTCCTACCTATTGCAAGCACTAGATTTGAACGAATTTACAGACTTTCGACAATTGGACATACATGATGTTCCAACCATCGTTCTTGCTGAATGCGTTTTTTGTTATCTCCCTGATTCAACTTGTAATAATATATTGTCCTTACTAAACACAAGCATATCCAACTGTTCATTTCTTATTTATGACCCCATGGGAGGCGAGCAGAGTgacaattttggaaaagtaaTGGTTAACAATCTAGCTCAAAGGAATATATCGATGCCAAATCTTATGAAGTATGGAACTTTAGATGCTCAAAATGTTAGATTTCAAGCACTAGGATTGAATCTCAATGTTGCTTTAGCCACAATCGATCATGTAATGGAAACTTGGCTTTCTCAGGAAGAGCTAGCAAGAATAAGTAAGCTAGAGTTCCTTGATGAACTAGAGGAATGTAAGTTACTGTTTAAGCACTACTGTCTGATTGTATTGTACAAAGGCTGGAAACCTGAACAGAGCTTTCAAGTAAAAGCCATCGCTTAA
- a CDS encoding Haploid specific endoprotease, producing the protein MSLKVQEKVHCYDTLFYIPESCSHRGHRLIQLRNGLIVLLVSDPLKDVSACSLTVATGAHDDPCDLPGLAHLCEHMLLLGTKKYPQPDHFYKLISKLGGTQNATTTGETTSFYFETPSGVTNDGIPIIDHVLDVFSQFFKEPLFNKSNSNREIMAVNNEHTNNKTINQRLMYHGLRLLSSRNHPFHRFATGNISTLLNTPKARRINVRERLLKFHAKNYKAANMSLVLKGPQSLNALQKLVMTHFIEGIPGQEFPNGFSLTNLHINQRKWNYKHPAFERTSQCDVTLINRSIDKPWCRLHFPVGDDHLLSVFWVHIYGDESPNSICDMLKQENLITSLTAYPLTISVGEVLLTLEMKLTTNGAKKISQILNILFSFTEELIKTDLKDYLRSIISLELFNYLNSEGQGSSMDEVHSLSLGLLNNFARLGPNWIIRQQSGWNSLYEEHETNTIDYFFHELLRRVKFNNCKLIFIGKEIHFKYFKLLNIKFNRPRTDPYFDFEYCLGSSLTAPAMDIPLAVSFPTLNTFLPAEFHDPMNVLKRIRNASINAYKSPLSLVAKAEGVEDPIPTQIENNHFHQLWFRKTNNERNGIVSVDMVQDIIPCSSTATIFIDIICELLAGLLKKKLYEAELLGVTWTIYPSVKGDCSIGLTVSGFSETLSEMFKAIIDQIQCLLANLSTFKDEYIDARVAVRTRYESLKDQNSIMLATAGLIHVIEENTWTIDERLEKLEEITKDELKNFLGTFFGSPCSVSMLYEGMTDFSMTYSQLLNPLTKHRDCFGDPSVSFRCFRRSYLLNTGNYAYYKTSNDATSAISYFVQTGLRSDVYNRTLTKVVSFLMSLHLEPKLRTEEQLGYIVMGSIKLFRATTGICISVMSSEFEVEYLHFRIKCFLEYLYDVTNRMTQDEFKVQILNPMLTKIQNDTSSSKLDSSSAIMKMNIQGITGVNEPNTLALISHKSCWEQISSGTYNFCSYSFDDFIDTYRLEMLDKCEFVEWFRSKFLEKEQQLSIMIKSKFNKEQLKMEMLTLRLSAFLNVAGLRITDEDLEHILKKSNGEFGALIKLLVKHFKSRSLKLTGFVVHEMMTTVAYSLNKNSKYQRMLAKRIDNMDNFHSSLHCIDYD; encoded by the coding sequence ATGTCTTTGAAAGtccaagagaaagttcATTGTTATGATACCTTGTTCTACATTCCGGAAAGTTGTTCGCATAGAGGCCACAGACTAATCCAATTGAGAAATGGTTTGATCGTTCTTCTGGTTTCAGATCCTTTGAAGGATGTTTCAGCTTGTTCGTTAACTGTAGCTACAGGTGCTCATGATGACCCCTGTGATCTACCTGGCCTCGCCCATTTATGCGAGCATATGTTACTTTTGGGAACCAAGAAGTACCCCCAGCCAGACCATTTCTACaaattgatttcaaaactAGGAGGAACTCAAAACGCTACTACCACCGGAGAGACTACTAGTTTTTATTTTGAAACACCTTCTGGGGTAACGAATGATGGCATTCCCATTATTGATCATGTGCTGGACGTATTTTCccagtttttcaaggaGCCACTTTTCAATAAAAGCAACAGTAACAGGGAGATCATGGCGGTAAATAACGAGCATACCAACAACAAAACAATCAACCAAAGATTGATGTACCATGGGCTACGACTTTTAAGTAGCAGAAATCATCCATTTCATAGGTTTGCCACTGGGAACATTTCAACATTGCTGAACACACCCAAGGCCAGGAGGATCAACGTTAGAGAAAGGTTGTTGAAATTTCATGCCAAGAATTACAAAGCTGCTAACATGTCTCTTGTATTGAAAGGTCCTCAGTCGTTGAATGCCTTGCAGAAATTAGTCATGACCCATTTCATTGAAGGAATTCCTGGCCAAGAGTTTCCTAATGGGTTTAGCCTTACCAACTTGCACATCAACCAACGAAAATGGAACTATAAACATCCAGCTTTTGAGCGCACGAGTCAATGTGATGTGACTCTTATTAACAGATCAATTGACAAGCCTTGGTGTCGCTTGCACTTCCCGGTTGGTGACGATCATCTACTCTCAGTGTTCTGGGTTCATATATATGGTGATGAATCGCCCAATAGTATCTGTGATATGTTAAAGCAAGAGAATCTCATAACTTCTTTGACGGCTTATCCACTTACCATATCCGTAGGTGAAGTTTTGTTGACTTTAGAAATGAAACTAACCACCAACGGGGCTAAAAAAATTAGTCAAATACTGAACATCTTATTTTCATTCACTGAAGAGTTGATCAAAAcagatttgaaagattatTTGAGAAGCATAATTTCCTTGGAATTGTTTAATTATCTCAATTCTGAAGGGCAAGGTTCCTCAATGGACGAAgttcattctctttccttgGGATTATTAAATAACTTTGCACGTCTAGGCCCTAACTGGATTATACGGCAACAATCCGGCTGGAATTCTCTTTATGAAGAGCACGAAACAAACACAATTGATTACTTTTTTCATGAACTTTTAAGAAGAGTCAAATTTAACAATTGCAAGCTTATATTCATCGGGAAAGAAATCCActtcaagtatttcaagCTATTGAATATTAAATTCAACCGACCCCGAACTGACCCATATTTTGATTTCGAATACTGTCTTGGATCATCATTGACAGCCCCAGCTATGGACATACCGCTTGCGGTATCgtttccaactttgaacACATTTTTGCCAGCTGAATTCCATGATCCTATGAATGTGCTGAAACGCATACGAAACGCTTCAATCAATGCCTACAAATCGCCTTTGTCATTAGTCGCAAAAGCTGAGGGAGTTGAGGATCCTATACCAAcccaaattgaaaataatcATTTCCATCAATTGTGGTTCAGAAAAACGAACAACGAGAGGAATGGAATAGTTTCAGTAGATATGGTTCAGGATATAATACCTTGTTCTAGCACTGCGACTATTTTCATCGATATAATATGTGAATTGCTTGCAGgtttattgaagaaaaaattataCGAGGCTGAGCTGCTCGGGGTTACATGGACTATCTATCCTTCGGTGAAGGGGGACTGCTCAATAGGATTGACTGTGTCAGGGTTCTCAGAAACACTCAGTGAAATGTTTAAAGCAATTATAGATCAAATTCAGTGTCTATTAGCAAATCTTTCCACTTTCAAGGATGAGTATATTGATGCAAGAGTCGCTGTAAGAACAAGGTACGAAAGCTTAAAAGACCAGAATTCAATCATGCTAGCCACGGCAGGATTGATACACGTTATAGAGGAAAACACCTGGACAATAGACGAAAGGctggaaaaattggagGAGATTACGAAAGACGAACTTAAAAACTTTTTGGGTACGTTTTTCGGCTCTCCATGTTCGGTGAGTATGCTATATGAGGGAATGACTGATTTTTCTATGACATATTCACAACTATTGAACCCACTGACTAAACACCGAGACTGCTTTGGAGACCCAAGTGTTAGCTTCAGGTGTTTCCGAAGATCGTACTTACTGAATACTGGCAATTATGCTTACTATAAAACGTCCAACGATGCCACCAGTGCAATTTCATATTTTGTGCAAACGGGACTAAGATCAGATGTCTATAATCGAACGCTGACTAAAGTAGTTTCCTTTTTAATGAGCTTGCACCTTGAGCCCAAACTAAGGACAGAGGAACAACTTGGATACATTGTGATGGGAAGTATAAAATTGTTTAGGGCAACTACAGGAATCTGTATCAGTGTGATGAGCAGtgaatttgaagttgaatATTTGCATTTCAGAATTAAATGCTTCCTAGAGTATCTGTATGATGTGACCAACAGGATGACTCAAGACGAATTTAAAGTTCAAATATTAAATCCTATGTTGACCAAAATACAGAATGACACAAGCTCTTCCAAACTAGATTCCAGCTCTGCtataatgaagatgaatatCCAGGGAATAACTGGGGTGAACGAACCAAATACACTAGCCCTGATATCGCATAAGTCGTGTTGGGAGCAGATATCATCTGGCACCTACAACTTTTGCAGTTATTcatttgatgatttcattGACACATATCGCCTTGAAATGTTAGATAAATGTGAGTTTGTTGAGTGGTTCAGgtcaaagtttcttgaaaaagagcAACAACTTTCTATTATGATAAAAAGTaagttcaacaaagaacaaCTGAAAATGGAGATGCTCACTCTACGTTTATCGGCCTTCTTGAATGTTGCGGGGCTAAGAATAACCGACGAAGATTTAGAACATATACTGAAAAAGTCGAACGGGGAATTTGGAGCTCTTATCAAATTACTCGTCaaacatttcaaaagtCGAAGTCTTAAATTAACTGGCTTTGTTGTCCATGAAATGATGACAACAGTGGCGTATTCACTAAACAAAAATAGCAAATATCAACGGATGCTTGCCAAAAGGATTGATAACATGGACAACTTTCATTCATCCCTGCATTGTATAGATTACGACTGA